The following proteins come from a genomic window of Lolium rigidum isolate FL_2022 chromosome 5, APGP_CSIRO_Lrig_0.1, whole genome shotgun sequence:
- the LOC124654423 gene encoding probable inactive receptor kinase RLK902 — protein MRQRGLGGRGLLLLVLVLCCSALRCVVPDLAADRAALLAFRAAVGPGLPWDASAQSPCGWRGVTCDNATGAAGQRVVALQLPGAGLIGQLPPGTVGNLTALRTLSLRSNAISGGIPADIGSCAELRYLYLHENQLSGEIPEGFFSLGLLQRLVLSENRIGGNVSSEFNRLPRLATLYLENNALNGALPPDLDLPNLQLFNVSGNQLSGPVPASLAGRPANAFSGTGLCGGPLSPCTTTAAPPPPSPLSPPAPADQDSKSSKLSAAAIAGIVAGAVVALLVVVLAVIFLLCFRRRKTKADTSTETAAYGEEDLSPETVSVARRGGKGDVKRSRSRSAQMTTAGSDARKLVFVGGEPDVAYELESLLHASAEVLGKGWLGTTYRATLEGGVAVVTVKRLRELPIPEKEFRGTVALLGALRHDNLVPLRSYFYSKEEKLIVYDFVRAKGLAALLHFPNGAASLDFAARARVARACARGIAFIHAAGASHGNIKSSNVLVTDARDTTYVTDYGLVQLVGAGVPLKRVTGYRAPEVTDPRKTSQEADVYSFGVLLLELLTGRAPANSVPGSDAAADLPQWVRTVVQEEWTGEAFDAAIANETLVEEEMVRLLQLASDCTEERPDARPAMADVAARIEDIVGSALRKAASDSDEFHSVSADQSS, from the coding sequence ATGCGGCAGCGGGGGCTCGGCGGGCGCGGcctgctcctcctcgtcctcgtgctGTGCTGCTCCGCGCTCCGGTGCGTCGTGCCGGACCTCGCGGCGGACCGCGCGGCGCTGCTCGCGTTCCGGGCCGCGGTCGGCCCGGGCCTCCCGTGGGACGCGTCCGCGCAGTCCCCGTGCGGGTGGCGCGGCGTCACGTGCGACAACGCCACCGGGGCTGCCGGGCAGCGCGTCGTCGCGCTGCAGCTCCCCGGCGCCGGCCTGATCGGCCAGCTGCCGCCCGGCACCGTGGGCAACCTCACAGCCCTGAGGACGCTCTCGCTCCGCTCCAACGCGATCTCCGGCGGGATCCCCGCCGACATCGGCAGCTGCGCGGAGCTCAGGtacctctacctccacgagaaCCAGCTCTCCGGCGAGATACCGGAAGGGTTCTTCTCGCTCGGCCTGCTGCAGCGGCTAGTCCTCTCCGAAAACCGCATCGGTGGAAACGTCTCCTCGGAGTTCAACAGGCTCCCGCGGCTGGCCACTCTGTACCTGGAGAACAACGCCCTCAACGGCGCCCTCCCGCCCGACCTTGACCTCCCGAACCTCCAGCTGTTCAACGTCTCCGGCAACCAGCTCAGCGGCCCCGTCCCCGCGTCGCTCGCCGGAAGGCCGGCCAACGCGTTTAGCGGGACGGGGCTCTGTGGCGGCCCTCTAAGCCCGTGCACAACCACagcagcgccgccaccgccgtcgccattGTCGCCTCCGGCCCCTGCTGATCAGGACAGCAAGAGCAGCAAGCTTTCAGCCGCCGCAATTGCCGGCATCGTTGCCGGTGCCGTCGTGGCCCTCTTAGTGGTGGTGCTAGCCGTGATCTTCCTGCTCTGTTTCCGTCGTCGCAAGACCAAGGCCGACACCTCCACCGAGACGGCCGCGTACGGCGAGGAAGACTTGTCACCGGAGACGGTGTCCGTGGCGAGGAGAGGGGGCAAGGGCGATGTGAAGCGCTCGCGGTCGCGCTCCGCGCAGATGACTACGGCGGGCAGCGACGCCAGGAAGCTGGTGTTCGTGGGGGGCGAGCCGGACGTGGCCTACGAGCTGGAGTCGCTGCTGCACGCGTCGGCCGAGGTGCTCGGGAAGGGCTGGCTCGGCACGACGTACCGCGCCACGCTCGAGGGCGGCGTCGCCGTGGTCACCGTCAAGCGGCTCAGGGAGCTGCCCATCCCGGAGAAGGAGTTCCGCGGCACGGTGGCCTTGCTCGGCGCGCTCCGGCACGACAACCTGGTGCCCCTCCGCTCCTACTTCTACAGCAAGGAGGAGAAGCTCATCGTGTACGACTTCGTCAGGGCCAAGGGCCTCGccgcgctcctccacttccccaacGGCGCCGCCAGCCTCGACTTCGCGGCGCGGGCGCGGGTCGCGCGGGCCTGCGCGCGGGGCATCGCCTTCATCCACGCCGCCGGCGCGTCGCACGGCAACATCAAGTCGTCCAACGTGCTGGTCACCGACGCGCGCGACACCACCTACGTCACCGACTACGGCCTCGTGCAGCTCGTCGGCGCCGGCGTGCCGCTGAAGCGCGTCACCGGGTACCGCGCCCCGGAGGTCACGGACCCACGGAAGACGTCGCAGGAGGCCGACGTGTACAGCTTCGGCGTGCTGCTCCTGGAGCTGCTCACCGGGAGGGCACCCGCCAACTCGGTGCCCGGcagcgacgccgccgccgacctGCCGCAGTGGGTGCGCACCGTGGTGCAGGAGGAGTGGACGGGCGAGGCCTTCGACGCCGCCATCGCCAACGAGACGCTCGTGGAGGAGGAGATGGTGCGGCTGCTGCAGCTCGCCTCCGACTGCACCGAGGAGCGGCCCGACGCGCGGCCGGCGATGGCCGACGTCGCCGCGAGGATCGAGGACATTGTCGGGAGCGCGCTGCGGAAGGCGGCGTCCGACTCGGACGAGTTCCACAGCGTGTCCGCCGACCAGTCCTCGTGA